In Plasmodium gaboni strain SY75 chromosome 8, whole genome shotgun sequence, one DNA window encodes the following:
- a CDS encoding putative RNA helicase, with translation MSNAPVGFISLSKIFRKEEEEKKLIDNSQDRSNLLNTSIYNKNEEKRTFEELNVETEIVRALKKINIFYPSKIQYMIMKRLICNDKNKKKEKEKKKNCIIQSKNGTGKSMSICIFIVHQIFYKMKKKKDIQQNKINKEDEIYRIEDSKYISDHISESFSSQDNMFLGSLFFYGLILEPTRELCQQIFDSIQKITNILKDDNCNDVYDNINRLDVYNPNNINIYDKKYVNCYKIESLILYGGTDIFENIKKIFTNFPHIIISTPGRLKHVLNILNKIKIEINEKEKIKNKDILPLSYITLINLINMSLNYFILDEIDALLDEQFDNQLKIIYNYIVNPKIQILCYSSTFQEASINNFIKKIIECDEKYLSRLERSYMTSMDQTKHKEGSSKFLKLNVDMRKEHHSLDVKMVDGLLSDANDMNRDNIKINYMNGDNINDMNGDNINDMNGDNININYMNGDNINTNDMNGDNINTNDMNGDNINTNNIDTHFITSPAHHYHDEQNNHVKIKKKKINKRKKKKKKKKKFKYNNKTQSKLIKELQKIICDENILCKEFMCEYILKKMIKRKEKMKYHMNSKRNFEYIQTCTSLIIHSEDKNIEMNNINNKNKNNNNNNNNNNNNNSDNYYCSNVIPSNSLSPFYYYDRSDEENHSKSPLKGVLDSPVLSNIEHCFITINNENLNKKEELKYKMKVVYKIINEIKYNQCFLFINNTYEGIQVIKMLKKMNISSYYTSSKIEHKERIELFKSLQENKVKIVVCTDIMSRGIDNIVCDLVINFDIPHSKETYVHRSGRCGRFGSKGLCISLCNYTDYNYLYYFKFQLKLNVYDFSYISKYNHRIQHSSSDVYINHIKKNEQPNQPNIHKHSLCSQSINHKNNDQCDSSQNILNVQQINNNKNNNNNNNNNNNNNIFKLCDLETLRRKYENNIRYNNYQENGNTQKKKKILIINIKGFYSKNIHIIPNLYNNIFNNNVYLKIYFKKLFIKFKIIQDNHTCSYIFKIPIDNKNIFKNINIIQNKSNLILFFHFFQNINICCNYYYDSTKKSEYTNNNNNNNNIYNNNNNYYIYVCKNTHFKRKKKKHIINKTLFVTNFCMFFFCNSNNYITLKLYYIFLFLFQFYKYPLKKNFYHLLIYNKYYNNNNKESYCLDEKINHNILSFTQFEPIIYNLENDKCIISDSYIYYKKKKKKKNKHTLHHNLYNLIDDEKIYEQVNHKTYINKHDMFFNHNNYFSNSISYHDNLDFNIVKHNNKQNMNINSISLEQTMISLNMDILEKHIFIKFCNESNHIKCINNETKIIKQINQYMYDQIFLNLNHYQNVNLLKCLFLQNHVKLYEES, from the coding sequence atgaGTAATGCACCTGTTGGCTTCATTTCCTTAAGTAAAATTTTTAGAAAGGaggaagaagaaaaaaaacttATAGACAATAGTCAGGATCGTTCGAACCTGTTGAATACATCtatttataataagaatgaagaaaaaagaaCATTTGAAGAACTGAACGTAGAAACAGAAATAGTGCGGGCtctaaaaaaaataaatattttttatccTTCTAAGATTCAATATATGATTATGAAAAGATTAATATgtaatgataaaaataaaaaaaaagaaaaagaaaaaaaaaaaaattgtataATTCAATCAAAGAATGGAACTGGTAAGAGTATGTcaatttgtatatttattgttcatcagatattttataaaatgaagaagaaaaaagatattcaacaaaataaaataaataaagaagatgaaatatatagaatagaagattcaaaatatatatcagATCATATATCTGAATCTTTTTCATCTCAAGACAATATGTTTTTGGgttctttatttttttatggTTTAATATTAGAACCAACAAGAGAATTATGTCAACAGATTTTTGATAGCATTCAAAAAATTACGaacatattaaaagatGACAATTGTAATGATgtatatgataatataaatagaTTAGATGTTTATAATCCtaacaatataaatatatatgataaaaaatatgttaattgttataaaatagaatctttaatattatatggaGGGACAGATATTTTTgagaatataaaaaaaatatttactAATTTTCctcatattattatatcaaCACCTGGACGTTTAAAACatgttttaaatattttaaataagattaaaatagaaataaatgaaaaagagaaaataaaaaataaagatatacttcctttatcatatataacTCTAATTAATCTAATTAATATGTctttaaattattttattcttgATGAAATCGATGCTTTGTTAGATGAACAATTTGATAATCAACtcaaaattatttataattatattgtGAATCCAAAAATACAAATTTTATGTTATAGTTCTACGTTTCAAGAAGCAAGTATTAATAactttataaaaaaaattatagaaTGTGATgagaaatatttatcaCGTTTAGAGCGATCTTATATGACTAGCATGGATCAGACAAAACATAAAGAGGGCAGTAgtaaatttttaaaattaaatgtaGATATGAGAAAAGAACATCACTCATTGGATGTCAAAATGGTAGACGGGTTGTTAAGTGATGCAAATGATATGAACAgagataatattaaaataaattatatgaatggagataatataaatgatatgaatggagataatataaatgatatgaatggagataatattaatataaattatatgaatggagataatattaatacaaatgatatgaatggagataatattaatacaaatgatatgaatggagataatattaatacaaataatattgatacACATTTTATTACTTCACCTGCACATCACTATCATgatgaacaaaataatcatgtcaaaataaaaaagaaaaaaattaataaaaggaaaaaaaaaaaaaaaaaaaaaaaaaaattcaaatataataataaaacacAATCCAAActaataaaagaattacaaaaaataatatgcgatgaaaatattttatgtaaaGAGTTTATGtgtgaatatattttaaaaaagatgataaaaagaaaagaaaaaatgaaatatcACATGAATAGTAAAAGAAACTTTGAGTATATACAAACGTGCACATCACTGATAATTCATTCagaagataaaaatatagaaatgaataatatcaacaataaaaataaaaataacaacaacaacaataataataataataataataatagtgataattattattgtaGTAATGTTATTCCATCTAATAGTTTATctcctttttattattatgacCGTTCAGATGAAGAGAACCATTCGAAGTCACCTTTAAAGGGAGTTTTAGATTCACCAGTTTTATCAAACATTGAACATTGTTTTATAACCATAAATAATGAgaatttaaataaaaaagaagaacttaaatataaaatgaaagtagtatataaaataataaatgaaataaaatataatcaatgttttttatttattaataatacatatgaAGGTATCCaagttataaaaatgttaaaaaaaatgaatatcTCTTCATATTATACTAGTTCAAAAATAGAACATAAAGAAAGAAtagaattatttaaaagtTTACAAGAAAATAAAGTTAAAATTGTTGTATGTACTGATATTATGAGTAGAGGAATAGATAATATTGTTTGTGATTTAGTTATTAATTTTGATATACCACATAGTAAAGAAACTTATGTTCATAGGTCAGGTCGATGTGGAAGATTTGGAAGTAAAGGTTTGTGCATTAGTTTATGTAATTACACAgattataattatttatattattttaaatttcaattaaaattaaatgttTACGATTTTTCTTATATCTCTAAATATAACCATAGAATACAACATTCTTCTTCAgatgtatatataaatcatattaaaaaaaatgaacaacCTAATCAACCAAATATTCACAAACATTCATTATGTAGTCAAAGTATtaatcataaaaataatgatcAATGTGATTCTTCTCAAAACATTTTAAACGTTCAACAAATAAACaacaacaaaaataataataacaataataataataataataataataatatattcaaattGTGTGATCTAGAAACATTGagaagaaaatatgaaaacaacattagatataataattacCAAGAAAATGGGAacacacaaaaaaaaaaaaaaattctaataattaatataaaaggTTTTTATTCcaaaaatatacatatcattccaaatttatataataatatattcaataataatgtttatttaaaaatatattttaaaaaattatttataaaatttaaaattatacaAGATAATCATACATGTTcctatatttttaaaatacctattgataataaaaatatatttaaaaatattaatattattcaaaataagtccaatttaattttgttctttcatttttttcaaaatataaatatatgttgtaattattattatgatagcacaaaaaaaagtgaATATAccaacaataataataataataataatatttataataataataataattattatatttatgtatgtaaaaatacacatttcaaaagaaagaaaaaaaaacatatcATAAACAAAACCCTTTTTGTAACTAATTTTtgtatgttttttttttgtaactcaaataattatataacattaaaattatattatatatttctttttttatttcaattttataaatatccactcaaaaaaaatttttatcatctattaatatataataagtattataataacaataataaaGAATCATATTGTCttgatgaaaaaataaatcacAATATATTATCGTTTACACAATTTGAACCAATAATCTATAATCTAGAAAATGACAAATGTATAATATCTGATTcgtatatatattacaaaaaaaaaaaaaaaaaaaaaaacaaacaTACATTACATCATAATCTATATAATCTAAttgatgatgaaaaaatatatgaacaaGTAAATcataaaacatatataaataaacatgATATGTTCTttaatcataataattatttctCAAATTCAATATCATATCATGACAATCTAGATTTTAATATAGtaaaacataataataagcaaaatatgaatattaaCTCGATATCTCTTGAACAAACTATGATTTCTCTTAATATGGATATACTagaaaaacatatttttataaaattctGTAATGAATCCAATCatattaaatgtataaaCAATGAAACCAAAATTATCAAACAGATCAATCAATATATGTATGATCaaatttttcttaatttaaatcattatcaaaatgtaaatttattgaaatgtctttttttacaaaatcATGTAAAATTGTATGAAGAAAGTTGA
- a CDS encoding putative membrane protein (conserved Plasmodium membrane protein, unknown function), with the protein MKSISMIHEVALNKLSSLITQNRKQKIIKRKDSKEDNIKEVNINNKNEKLIDKKNKLIYICFGYSINTFLYFLFVFISDFILNHCIFSISKITKKNYYDSSIINSIKHFLILFLWYHYLSGGFDGDPFFHFFKNRMKFINKIECVVSFAGNIVGTILYLSTFDLLKLSQYEEEKRINIINYIKDDNTLKDNSFFTYLVYPYIPTYLKDIISNMLIFIFPYNNSDNKYDQKIFFNNKDIYSSIIMDTFINEFISSFLNYILLYIYIFTKNNLSQSININLILTQIISLCSIKYKHIICGPYMSLTWIIHDAYKKKYPLYFSIILILSHYFGYKLATLILKIPTISLTEAKRYFHNINYEYLNKYTNKNGHVNMDSIPDHLINITLFSNTYLLKLANFYFTTFMFKINTNKIIKKE; encoded by the exons atgaagagCATAAGCATGATTCATGAGGTGGCcttaaataaattatcatcTCTAATTACACAAAATAGAAAAcagaaaataataaaaagaaaggATAGTAaagaagataatataaaagaagtaaatataaataataaaaatgaaaaattaattgataaaaaaaataaattaatatatatatgttttgGATATAGtataaatacatttttatatttcctttttgtatttatatctgattttatattaaatcattgtatatttagtatatcaaaaattacgaagaagaattattatgataGTTCAATTATTAATTCTATAAAACATTTTCTTATCCTTTTTTTGTGGTATCATTATCTTTCGGGTGGGTTTGATGGTGACCccttttttcattttttcaAGAACCGCATGAAgtttataaataaaa TTGAGTGTGTTGTATCATTTGCTGGAAATATTGTGGGGACCATATTATATCTTTCAACCTTCGatcttttaaaattatcACAATACGAAGAAGAGAAAagaattaatattataaattatattaaagaTGACAATACTTTAAAAgataattcattttttacatatCTAGTATATCCTTATATTCCTActtatttaaaagatataatatcGAACAtgttaatttttatatttccatataataattcagataataaatatgatcaaaaaatattttttaataataaagatatatattcatcAATTATAATGGatacatttataaatgaatttatatcttcttttttaaattatatattattatatatatatatatttacaaaaaataatttatcacagtctataaatattaatttaatattaacacaaataatttctttatgttctatcaaatataaacatattatatgtgGACCATATATGAGTTTAACTTGGATAATTCATGATgcttataaaaaaaaatatcctttatatttttctattattttaattctttCACATTATTTTGGATATAAATTAGCAACACTTATTCTTAAAATACCTACTATATCATTGACAGAAGCCAAAAGATATTTTCATAACATTAATTATGAATActtaaataaatatacaaataaaaatggaCATGTTAACATGGACTCTATACCTGATCATCTTATAAACATTACTCTCTTTTCAAACACATATCTTTTAAAACTCGctaatttttatttcacaacatttatgtttaaaataaatacaaacAAAATTATCAAAAAGGAATGA
- a CDS encoding ras-related protein Rab-18 gives MKNKNKYDYLLKLLLVGDSSVGKSSILCRYSDNQFEEKVLSTIGIDFKVKYLKIDNKTIKVGIWDTAGQERFRTLTSAYYRNAHAIILVYDCTVRESFENLDVWINEIDKYSTNKNAIKMLVANKIDKPNHEVTKDEGKNFAFENNMLFCETSAKNDINITYCFEELIQQILNNPSLLELSIVTKNLKLGKKEESRSNCAC, from the exons atgaaaaataaaaataagtatgattatttactaaaattattattagtGGGTGATTCCAGCGTAG GGAAGAGTAGTATATTATGTAGATACTCTGATAACCAATTTGAAGAGAAAGTTTTATCCACAATAG GTATTGATTTTaaagtaaaatatttaaaaatcgataataaaacaattaAAGTAGGAATATGGGATACGGCAGGTCAAGAAAGATTTCGAACTTTGACTTCTGCTTATTATAGGAATGCCCACGCAATTATTCTTGTATA TGATTGTACTGTTAGAGAATCCTTTGAAAACCTAGACGTTTGGATTAACGAGATAGATAAATATTCTACAAATAAAAACGCAATAAAAATGCTTGTTGCCAATAAAATTGATAAACCTAATCATGAAGTTACTAAAGATGAAGGAAAAAATTTCGcttttgaaaataatatgcTCTTTTGTGAGACCAGTGcaaaaaatgatattaatataacTTACTGTTTTGAAGAATTAATACAAcaaattttaaataatcCATCCTTGTTAGAACTAAGTATTGTAACTAAAAATTTAAAACTTGGAAAGAAAGAGGAAAGCCGATCAAACTGTGCTTGTTAA
- a CDS encoding hypothetical protein (conserved Plasmodium protein, unknown function) produces the protein MKINILKKEIKLYITNNHFNYDIKRHFTIFQNSFIKTNDIVYRKNIDIVCAKDLFFYTILNVDRYKYFLPYVTDSKITEKNKKYFKANLQIENIFFKEKYDSLIQFIYPTTITVSSEDTNIFHHLITEWIIKEKKNCINIDFYINFRLKNKIYQNFMNLYIKELGKKILYSFINESKSNSYKNTDVLHLIK, from the exons ATGAAGATTAATATATTGaagaaagaaataaaaCTTTATATTACAAACAATCATTTTAATTATGATATTAAACGACATTTTACAATATTTCAAAACtcatttataaaaacaaacgatattgtttatagaaaaaatatagatattgTTTGTGCAAAAgatttattcttttatacaattttaaatgtagatagatataaatattttctacCATATGTAACT GATAGCAAAATAACagaaaaaaacaaaaaatattttaaagcCAATTTACAAATTGAgaatattttctttaaagaaaaatatgacTCTTTAATTCAATTTATTTATCCAACAACAATAACA GTATCTAGCGAAGATACAAATATCTTTCATCACTTG ATAACCGAGTGGattattaaagaaaaaaagaattgCATAAACAttgatttttatataaattttagg ttgaaaaataaaatatatcaaaattttatgaatttatacataaaaGAGTTAGggaaaaaaattttatattcctTTATAAATGAATCAAAATCAAACAGTTATAAAAACACAGACGTTTTACACTTGATAAAATAg
- a CDS encoding putative proteasome subunit alpha type-6: MVRPSQSMYDRHLTIFSPDGNLYQIEYAIKAVKNTNITSVGVKGQNCAVIISQKKMATQYISQDKLLDYNNITNIYNITDEIGCSMVGMPGDCLSMVYKARSEASEFLYSNGYNVNAETLCRNICDKIQVFTQHAYMRLHACSGMIIGMDENNKPELFKFDPSGFCAGYRACVIGNKEQESISVLERLLEKRKKKIQQETIDEDIQNTIILAIEALQTILAFDLKASEIEVAIVSTKNRNFTQITEKEIDNYLTYIAERD, translated from the exons atggTAAGGCCTTCACAGAGTATGTATGATAGACACTTGACGATTTTTTCTCCAGATGGGAATTTATATCAAATAG AATATGCTATAAAAGCagtaaaaaatacaaatataacCTCCGTAGGAGTAAAGGGACAAAACTGTGCTGTGATAATTTCTCAGAAAAAAATGGCTACACAATATATTTCTCAAGATAAATTATTagattataataacataactaatatatataatataacagATGAAATAGGATGCTCAATGGTAGGTATGCCAGGAGATTGTTTAAGTATGGTTTATAAAGCTAGATCAGAAGCATCCGAATTTTTATATAGTAATGGATATAATGTAAATGCCGAAACGTTATGTAGAAATATTTGTGATAAAATACAAGTCTTTACACAACATGCCTATATGAGACTACACGCTTGca GTGGAATGATTATTGGCATggatgaaaataataaaccTGAACTTTTTAAATTTGATCCTTCTGGTTTTTGTGCAGGATATCGTGCTTGTGTGATTGGAAACAAAGAACAAGAGAGTATAAGTGTTTTAGAAAGATTATtagaaaaaagaaagaagaaaatacaACAAGAAACAATAGATGAAGATATACAAAATACTATCATTTTAGCAATTGAGGCTTTACAAACAATTCTTGCATTTGATTTAAAGGCAAGCGAAATAGAAGTTGCAATCGTATCAACAAAAAATCGTAATTTTACACAAATAACTGAAAAGGAAATAGATAATtatttaacatatatagCTGAGAGGGATtag
- a CDS encoding hypothetical protein (conserved Plasmodium protein, unknown function~part of same gene as PGSY75_0807600A~gap found within coding sequence) — protein sequence MLTEFQVNLLMRDLEKKKKNKSLHEKTEIDNVPIKYGPFDFTRKFKENHENKNVHIIYNANLFNLKSFFPKNFFKTIFLILPGLSFNINDIQLKYNDKVTTLRIYYFLILLTLEITYISMKNTNIHLFWTREKLKNFIETDEEEEHNKNEPDDMNDLTQQDMSLNDNEVYSNDNEGFKKESIHDTINSLKNLMFNNVDNKMDENENVDENENVDENENVDENENENVDENVDDNIDNNIDNNIDDNIDDNIDNNIDDNVNNNAGDTINDEESNNLNGQDEYYEENEEGDYSNEKDVNLEDNNDDINNNNNNNNNNDNNNNNNNNNNFIYDDASNGDCSDDNNEEDIEDYSQDEDNIIRDIFEEDHNKDKEINELLDDVNTSTTDDIEIIKYIYTNDDIKKSGLINIIRFPLLYEIDLKKIMQIFCFNEHIKKEEEINTKFHVEDIINSYYPLIYGYHFIYNEFLKNCKFFSFVLKKKKQITVPEELVVLIPHMEYNYKIDSYHFLKKIYYSIFNEPRKSYTSLNEQIKHINQMRYKLYVHNLKTSKHIRNDNTSSIYNHMNNNIISSYYMYQNNINNMIKNKTCIINDDLFKTIFNPFDFFHFNNDVNVFFEYNILTSIYNKSVSTVNTDYNKLSVNFYIKKDYNKQYEEDNNTNDNNSKRIMKKKYNKNGLYSLGDNKNKPPLLPTPKNESYKHVNNTINNNHRHNMNNMNNQRNINRHKNNTNNNSVLYKHATSNIQNNFNKSYRNDNNIRNSMHNNNNYDNTKREDKNQKYLKNENQREGINRKNNSSSVYRNYNPSNMNDHKNFNNNNVSTSHGNFSYKPMRNNNSMRADNSSMRADNSSMRNDNNSMRGGRSIRNDNNSMRGGHTMRNDQRNDQRNNMMNDNRNNMRNDQRNNMRNDNRSSMMNDHRSSMMNDHRNSMMNDQRNSMMNDHRNSIRNDNKNVKRRREESIEMNRRGDIYSNKRYDKRGRTDYDMKLKMDDRKSDKNLKNQSEMQDPYASTKDTSRNFDMNNFTISSERKSWKLPPPPPNIPPSYDRSSQRRTSSFYNNDDSSM from the exons gCATGCTAACAGAATTTCAAGTAAACTTATTAATGAGAGATctagaaaaaaaaaaaaaaaacaaatcATTACATGAAAAAACAGAAATAGATAATGTACCCATAAAATATGGTCCCTTTGATTTTACAAgaaaatttaaagaaaatcatgaaaacaaaaatgtgcatattatatataatgcaaacttatttaatttaaaatcttttttccctaaaaatttttttaagaCCATTTTTTTGATACTTCCTG GCCTCAGTTTTAATATCAACGATATACAACTGAAATATAACGATAAAGTGACGACCTTAagaatttattattttcttattcTTCTAACTCTCGAAATTACTTACATAAGTATGAAGAATAcaaatattcatttattcTGGACACGcgaaaaattaaaaaacTTTATAGAAACTGATGAAGAGGAAGAGCACAATAAAAATGAACCAGATGATATGAATGATTTAACACAACAAGATATGTCTTTAAACGACAATGAAGTTTATTCAAATGATAATGAAGGATTTAAAAAGGAAAGTATACATGATACTATTAATTCGCTCAAGAATTTGATGTTCAATAATGTGGATAATAAAATggatgaaaatgaaaatgtggatgaaaatgaaaatgtggatgaaaatgaaaatgtggatgaaaatgaaaatgaaaatgtgGATGAAAATGTAGATGACAATATAGACAACAATATAGACAACAATATAGACGACAATATAGACGACAATATAGACAACAATATAGACGAcaatgtaaataataatgcAGGTGACACCataaatgatgaagaaTCTAATAATTTAAACGGCCAAGATGAATACTATGAAGAAAACGAAGAAGGAGATTATTCAAATGAAAAGGATGTAAATTTagaagataataatgatgatataaataataacaataataataataataataatgacaacaataacaataataataataataataatttcatttatGATGATGCTAGTAATGGAGATTGTAGTGATGATAACAATGAAGAAGATATAGAAGATTACTCACAAGatgaagataatattataagaGATATATTTGAAGAGGATcataataaagataaagaGATCAATGAATTACTTGACGATGTAAATACATCTACAACTGATgatatagaaataataaaatatatatatactaatgatgatataaaaaaaagtggattaataaatataatacgttttccattattatatgaaatagatttaaaaaaaataatgcaaatattttgttttaatgaacatataaaaaaagaagaagaaataaatacaaaattCCATGTGgaagatattataaatagTTATTATCCTTTAATATATGgatatcattttatttataatgaatttttaaaaaattgtaaatttttttcatttgttttaaaaaaaaaaaaacaaattacAGTACCTGAAGAATTAGTTGTTTTGATACCACATATGgaatataattataaaatagattcttatcattttttaaaaaaaatatattattctatTTTTAATGAGCCAAGAAAATCATATACATCTTTaaatgaacaaataaaacatataaatcaaatgagatataaattatatgttcataatttaaaaacatCTAAACATATTAGAAATGACAATACTTCAAGTATCTATaatcatatgaataataatataatatcatcttattatatgtatcaaaataatataaataatatgataaaaaataaaacatgtattattaatgatgatttatttaaaaCCATATTTAATCCATTCgatttttttcattttaataatgatgtaaatgtattttttgaatataatattttaacaagtatatataataaatcCGTTTCAACTGTCAATActgattataataaattatctgtaaatttttatattaaaaaagattataataaacaatatgaagaagataataatacaaatgataataattcaaaaagaattatgaaaaaaaaatataataaaaatggCCTTTATTCACTAggtgataataaaaataaaccTCCTCTATTACCAACGCCAAAAAATGAATCTTATAAACATGTAAATAACAccattaataataatcatcGTCATAATATGAATAACATGAACAATCAGAGAAATATAAATCgtcataaaaataatacaaataacAACAGTGTCTTATATAAACATGCCACAAgtaatatacaaaataattttaataaatctTATAGAAATGATAACAATATTAGAAATAGCATGcacaataataataactATGATAATACTAAAAGGGAAGACaaaaatcaaaaatatttaaaaaatgaaaacCAAAGGGAAGGCataaatagaaaaaataattcgTCATCTGTCTATCGAAATTATAATCCTTCAAATATGAATGatcataaaaattttaataataataatgtatcTACGTCGCATGGaaatttttcatataaacCCATGAggaataataatagtatgAGAGCTGATAATAGTAGTATGAGAGCTGATAATAGTAGCATGAgaaatgataataatagtatGAGGGGTGGTCGCAGTATTAgaaatgataataatagtatGAGGGGTGGTCACACTATGAGAAATGACCAAAGAAATGATCaaagaaataatatgatgaatgacaatagaaataatatgaGAAATGACCaaagaaataatatgaGAAATGACAATCGAAGTAGTATGATGAATGACCATCGAAGTAGTATGATGAATGACCATCGAAATAGTATGATGAATGATCAAAGAAATAGTATGATGAATGATCATAGAAATAGCATAAggaatgataataaaaatgttaaaCGAAGAAGAGAAGAATCCATTGAAATGAATAGAAGAGGagatatatattcaaataaaagATATGATAAAAGAGGAAGAACAGATTATGatatgaaattaaaaatggATGATAGAAAAAGTGATAAAAATCTTAAAAATCAGTCAGAAATGCAAGATCCATATGCATCAACAAAAGATACTTCTAGAAATTTtgatatgaataattttacAATTAGTTCAGAAAGGAAATCATGGAAATTACCTCCTCCCCCTCCCAACATTCCTCCATCTTATGATAGATCCTCTCAAAGAAGAACA AGCAGTTTTTACAATAATGACGACTCTTCAATGTaa
- a CDS encoding hypothetical protein (conserved Plasmodium protein, unknown function~part of same gene as PGSY75_0807600B~gap found within coding sequence), whose product MNDESGSTIERDPKNEKAKNENNDDDDDINASIIDDEKKKKEQQDEEDEEEDEEEEDDNDNNLCDQNILII is encoded by the coding sequence atgaatgaCGAGAGTGGTAGTACTATAGAAAGAGATCCTAAAAATGAAAAGGCAaagaatgaaaataatgatgatgatgatgatattaATGCAAGTATTATAGATgacgaaaaaaaaaaaaaagaacaacaagatgaagaagatgaagaagaagatgaagaggaagaagatgataatgataataacTTGTGTgatcaaaatatattaataata